From a region of the Erinaceus europaeus chromosome 14, mEriEur2.1, whole genome shotgun sequence genome:
- the C14H3orf38 gene encoding LOW QUALITY PROTEIN: uncharacterized protein C3orf38 homolog (The sequence of the model RefSeq protein was modified relative to this genomic sequence to represent the inferred CDS: inserted 2 bases in 1 codon), producing MAGLSDAEMEGCRQLLGLLEDDEITALCDTVTNRLVQPENRRDATYAILVYSQSVEELLKRKKVHRDIIFKYLATQGVIIPPATEKHNLIQHAKDYWRNQVSLELKERLEYVKTEDIALSQQEKKEDTKTEKVDFHCLGKEFCRWFFELLNSQNPLLGPPQDEWGPQHFWHDVKLRLFYKTSEQNVLDYQGAELVSLRLLSLVKEEYLFLSPNLDAQGLKCASSPHGLVMVGVAGTVHRGNTCLGIFEQIFGLIRCPFVENTWKIKFINLRIIGENALAPEILTKPAIKFEPSDLEAFYNVITLLGTSEVQLNVRQALDSGTGDQALXGKEALVNKRTEFTSSCKHLTLTISLK from the exons ATGGCGGGGCTCAGCGACGCCGAGATGGAGGGCTGCCGGCAACTGCTCGGCCTCCTGGAGGACGACGAGATCACGGCCCTGTGTGACACCGTCACCAACCGCCTGGTGCAGCCCGAGAACCGCCGAG atGCCACTTACGCAATATTAGTGTACAGTCAAAGTGTAGAAGAACTTTTGAAGCGCAAAAAAGTCCACCGAGACATCATATTTAAATACTTGGCAACACAGGGGGTTATTATACCTCCGGCTACTGAAAAACACAATCTCATTCAACATGCGAAGGATTACTGGAGAAATCAGGTATCACTGGAGTTAAAGGAAAGACTGGAGTATGTTAAGACAGAGGACATTGCACTGTCTCAACAG gaaaagaaagaagatacaaaaacagaaaaagttgATTTTCATTGTTTGGGAAAAGAATTCTGTCGCTGGTTCTTTGAACTTCTGAATTCTCAGAACCCTCTGCTGGGACCACCTCAAGATGAATGGGGGCCACAACACTTCTGGCACGATGTCAAGCTTAGGCTTTTTTATAAGACATCTGAACAAAATGTGCTAGACTACCAAGGAGCAGAACTCGTGAGTCTTCGTTTGCTATCTCTAGTGAAAGAAGAATACCTTTTCCTCAGCCCTAACCTAGACGCCCAGGGACTGAAATGTGCTTCCTCCCCCCACGGTCTAGTTATGGTCGGAGTTGCTGGGACTGTCCACCGAGGGAACACTTGCTTGGGCATTTTCGAACAAATTTTCGGACTCATCCGTTGTCCTTTTGTGGAGAATACCTGGAAAATTAAATTTATCAACCTGAGAATTATTGGAGAGAATGCCCTTGCTCctgaaatattaacaaaaccagcCATTAAATTTGAACCAAGTGATCTGGAGGCATTTTATAATGTAATCACTTTATTAGGCACCAGCGAAGTACAACTGAATGTAAGGCAGGCATTGGATAGTGGAACTGGAGATCAGGCTTT TGGAAAAGAGGCTTTGGTGAACAAAAGAACTGAATTTACTTCATCTTGCAAGCACTTAACATTGACTATCAGTCTAAAATAA